A DNA window from Burkholderia sp. HI2500 contains the following coding sequences:
- a CDS encoding cytochrome b/b6 domain-containing protein, which translates to MQTVPATGRAAATPPVRPIHPLWVRASHWLNALAAILMVLSGWRIYDASPIYPPFTFPHGITIGGWLGGALQWHFAAMWLLVFNGLFYLTMSIATGRLARKMLPVTPASIWRDIRAALGGRLSHADLSVYNAVQRAAYLTAIVDLVVLVLSGLTIWKSVQFPLLRELFGGYDNARVVHFWAMSLLVAFIAVHVAMALLVPRSLLAMLRGR; encoded by the coding sequence ATGCAAACCGTTCCCGCCACCGGCCGCGCGGCCGCCACGCCGCCCGTGCGCCCGATTCATCCGCTGTGGGTGCGCGCGAGCCACTGGCTCAACGCGCTCGCGGCGATCCTGATGGTGCTGTCCGGCTGGCGCATCTACGACGCGTCGCCGATCTATCCGCCGTTCACGTTCCCGCACGGGATCACGATCGGCGGCTGGCTCGGCGGCGCGCTGCAATGGCATTTCGCGGCGATGTGGCTGCTCGTCTTCAACGGACTGTTCTACCTGACGATGTCGATCGCGACGGGGCGCCTCGCGCGCAAGATGCTGCCCGTCACGCCGGCGTCGATCTGGCGCGACATCCGTGCCGCGCTGGGCGGGCGGCTGTCGCACGCCGACCTGAGCGTCTACAACGCGGTGCAGCGCGCCGCCTACCTGACCGCGATCGTCGATCTCGTCGTGCTGGTGCTGTCGGGGCTCACGATCTGGAAATCCGTGCAATTCCCGCTGCTGCGCGAATTGTTCGGCGGCTACGACAACGCGCGAGTCGTGCACTTCTGGGCGATGTCGCTGCTCGTCGCATTCATTGCCGTTCACGTCGCGATGGCGCTGCTGGTGCCGCGCTCGCTGCTCGCGATGCTGCGCGGGCGCTGA